The nucleotide window ATTATTGTGAGGAAATTTTGGAATAATTTTGCACGTGCCGACACGtgagtgtatatatataaagattaATTAGGAGTTTTTTAAGTTAACATGGGAGGTGGAttagaatttgaaatttcttttaaCATTAGGAAGAGAAGTGTCAttgaaataattattaatttaaattaattatagttaactttttaattatatattgtataCTAAAGGTTGTAGGTATCATCAACGGTTTTATGCCTCATTCTGATGGTATATGGTGATTACAGTAGTAGCTAACAAGCAACATTCTAAGAAAATACGGTTGATTAATTTCTTGAATTATGCTCACATCAATGGtcacaaattcaaaaattgacAATAGTCGAAATTGATTGTGCAAGTTATATATACCACATAAAATATGCGTAACAAGACAAATCAAAAATCAAGTTATATCGGAAATGACACATGTCAACATCTAGAAAGCTACTCCAATCAAGTCAAGTGTCTTTTTTTAGAGAGAAAAATCGATAATTATTTCATCAAAACTTATTACAATACATCTTCAACTAAGCATCACAAATGATATTGGGAGAGTCCCCATATCATATAGATGTTTCGATAAAGAGAATGCATAATGAGAACGAGTATGTTAGCCACACCATTTGCTTCAcggaaaacaaaacagagaacTATCAAGTCAAGTCAATTTAGAATCCTAAAAGCTTAAAAGAAGGATGAACTATATATAGGTGAACCACTTTATTTATATCTAAGGGTGATGAACCTATTTAAGCTATAAGGATGAAGTAAAAGAAGATGAACTAAGCAGATATAGGCTTAGTCAAATTAGGTAAAGCGGATGTGCTCTCTACTCTACACATGAGTTTGAATCCCCCTccccaaatttgagattagattaaagtataatatcgtttgtataaaaaaagaaagaagatgatgaacttATAAGAGATGAGTTTATAACTTTCACATCACATTAGTTGcaacaatttatttataattaagagAATGGAGGTACTAATGATGAGGATCATAGTCAGCTAGGGCATGATTATTCTCATTTATTACATAATAAAGGgctatatatttgaaattatattaaagGGCAGCAACCTCTTCACATTTCAAGAGCAACCAACATGCCCAAAATAAACTCTACGAGCAGGGCACACTTCATCAGTTGGACACCATTTGGACTGGTAGGCTTTGGTTTATTTCTTCAGAAAATTAGATACCACCACTACATGCATGGTTGCAATTGCACGCTCACATATTGTCTAAATCTCACCACCATCTTACTTTATCCTAAGTTCATCAAGAAAAGACTTTCCTTGAAGCTTACGTTCAAAAAGGGCTTTCACATAATCTTGAACTTCCACCCTTTTATATACTGCAGGTGCTTGCTCAGTGACCAAGCTAGACGCCGGACCAATTTCACCATCAAGTGCTGGGTTGTGAAATGTGGCGATTGACAGCCTTTCTTTTATAGAGTTAACTGTTGCACGATGCTCAATGCTTCGATAAATCCCATTTGTTTGAATCTGCCATGAGTcccacatacacacacaaaattataTAGCTGCAATAGATAAAATTATTATGGATGAATCTTGATTTGAAATTACTGTTGAACACATCTTTCACAAAGCTACGTAACTCAAACAATCGAGTCTAGTTCCATCTATGTGAGAGATGCAACTGATCGACACTATCATCAGTAAATATGGCACAAATAGAAGAAGGCAAGCATTATGGCCtatattataaaatgacaTGTTTGAACAGGGGTAatgttttctatttatttttttttgtcgaaATTCTTCTATATGTTATGTTGTAGAACTATGAACTATAGAATTTCATAAGTATTCACCATAGGATCagttatatgaaattgagagCTATACGATTACCTCTAAAATGTCTCCAATGTTGACAATAAAGGCATCTGGTAGTGGCTTAACAGGAACCCAAATCCCATCTTTCTTTACTTGGAGACCATCCATTCCATTCACTTGTAGGAGGATGGTGAGACCTACAGAATCAGAACGAGGTGTAAGACCGATGACTTCCGCCGGAAGAGGACATGGAGGGTAATAGTTCATCCTCATTGATTGCATTCCATCTTCAAATAACTTGGTCAGTTCCTTGCCTTCCATTTGCAAAGCAGTTTACATTTGTGATAGGATAGTCAAGGCTAGGTTCTTCAGTTCCAATGAGTAAACTTCTAAAGTCTCTCTACATGTAAACAATAAGTCggttttagaaaaatactCACATATATCATGTATTCAAAAATTCTATGTGCAGGACGTTCGGTCTTTACTTAAAGAGAAGAGACTGTCTATATGCGCATCAATATTTTGTCGATATTGCCAAAGTCACAAACACATGCACATGCAAATGCACACAaagtatatgtatatatgatgAGATGATGAGAGGAGAGGACCTGAAAGGAGAAGGGACGTTTGGGAATAGGTGAGTCCGCCTCATTTCGACTGGAAGGGTGGTCATGAAGAAAATGTCAGCCCAATCGAGTTTTTGGTCAGCCAGCCTAGTGGGGATTCGTTAATAAGATTGGCCTAGGCTCGGGTACTATTTTAGactattttagtctttttaaaaacaagtctactgggctatagcccaggttAGGTTGTTAGTAGTATAGTCCTCTGTTGAATAATATAGGGAAATAGCTTAAAATGCcaccttttttataattttaactaaaaatatcatcccttcccaatttttttacaactaccatctataaatacatttttattgtGGAATGATTGTACccatttcagtttttcagaaattgggttctctctcaactctcttggctctatctctctcttcagcccttctctctccctcgtgtaactctctctctctccgacgCAATCGTCTTTCTCCCTCAGCGGTGGCTATTCATCCAAGCTTAACTCCACGATTCACATCCACGAGGTACTGTTCATCTTCCTTGTCtttgaaatttggggtttttgtgaatttggtttATGGTGTATGGATTTGTAAGAAATTGATTTAGGGGTTTCttcgaaattggttttgggtctCAATTCTTTGTGCCCAAGTACTAATTAATACTAGTCATGGAGAATTGTCATTGAATGAAGCATCCGTGGAGAATTGTTGgatgaaaatatctttgctaTATTCATGCTACTTCCTCTTGCGGGTGGTTTATGTTGagttaatatttaaattttaaaatgcattcttttttcaattttgatttcaacgacgttttcttcaaaattgtttGTGTGTAAATGCAAAATAAAGGCATAGATTctaattggactattcatttTGCCCAAAAGCATTCCTGATGCTTGATCTTTGTCAGTGtaacaatcatgttatggaatTATAAGTTTGCACATACAATTTGATGGTTGTCTAATTATATGTTTca belongs to Prunus persica cultivar Lovell chromosome G4, Prunus_persica_NCBIv2, whole genome shotgun sequence and includes:
- the LOC18778281 gene encoding protein SRG1, which codes for MEGKELTKLFEDGMQSMRMNYYPPCPLPAEVIGLTPRSDSVGLTILLQVNGMDGLQVKKDGIWVPVKPLPDAFIVNIGDILEIQTNGIYRSIEHRATVNSIKERLSIATFHNPALDGEIGPASSLVTEQAPAVYKRVEVQDYVKALFERKLQGKSFLDELRIK